A genome region from candidate division KSB1 bacterium includes the following:
- a CDS encoding MATE family efflux transporter → MKEDIVTDSSLEWHGNPEVSTVLPAPEQVDNVLSLPLKQAIFKISGPAIGSMLIIMVFNLIDIWWVSKLGAEALAGISAASFILWALQALATLAGTGINSLVARYIGSGRRSHASTCIGQGLLLTVLLSVVLTLLGLIFQKSIFTKMGLEGMIFQHAIDYQSIILYGLFAIFTAFAVDSAFRGTGDTHTPLKVIAAGLTLNMILDPLLIFGYGPFPELQAGGAALATVIAHLLIAVILIFLLPRRSLHIAIHWKRHSLVHFPMLKRIIHIGSPIAFNGVMFCLSYMILTTIITDYGYNSLAALGLGHRIEGISYNMSVGFSFAAATLVGQYLGARRPRTAEKAAWLCVLYISIILAILSIVFYFFGSSLIRLFISDPAVIAEGADYLKIIAIFEIFLGFEIVLEGAFGGAGNSLPPMMIAAPLTWLRIPLALFLAGTLGWGSTGIWWAISLTTGLKGIILGFWFKRGRWMKQTL, encoded by the coding sequence ATGAAAGAAGATATCGTAACAGATTCAAGCCTGGAATGGCATGGAAATCCCGAGGTCTCGACCGTTTTGCCCGCGCCCGAGCAAGTGGACAATGTGCTGTCTCTTCCCCTCAAACAGGCTATTTTTAAAATATCAGGCCCGGCCATCGGTTCCATGCTGATTATTATGGTTTTCAACCTGATCGACATCTGGTGGGTCAGTAAACTGGGCGCCGAGGCGTTGGCCGGCATCAGCGCAGCGTCTTTTATTCTTTGGGCTCTGCAGGCACTGGCTACACTGGCAGGCACGGGAATCAACTCTCTTGTAGCCCGCTACATCGGCTCCGGGCGGCGCAGTCATGCCTCTACCTGTATCGGACAGGGACTCTTGCTGACTGTGTTGCTTTCCGTGGTTCTTACGCTACTCGGCCTCATCTTTCAGAAATCTATCTTTACAAAAATGGGCCTGGAGGGTATGATCTTTCAGCATGCGATTGACTATCAAAGTATCATTCTTTACGGCCTCTTTGCCATATTTACAGCGTTTGCCGTTGATTCAGCATTCAGAGGCACAGGTGATACGCACACCCCTCTCAAAGTCATTGCAGCCGGTTTGACCCTGAATATGATTCTGGATCCGCTGTTGATCTTTGGTTACGGTCCTTTTCCGGAACTGCAGGCCGGAGGTGCCGCCCTGGCGACTGTCATTGCACATTTACTCATAGCCGTCATCCTGATTTTTCTCCTGCCCCGCCGGTCCTTGCATATTGCGATTCACTGGAAACGGCACTCCCTGGTTCATTTTCCAATGCTGAAACGGATCATACACATCGGTTCTCCTATTGCATTCAATGGCGTCATGTTCTGTCTGAGTTACATGATACTGACCACCATCATTACAGATTACGGATACAATTCTCTGGCCGCTCTCGGCCTTGGGCACCGCATTGAAGGAATATCCTATAATATGTCGGTGGGATTTTCATTTGCCGCCGCGACTCTGGTCGGACAATATCTGGGAGCCAGGCGCCCTCGCACAGCAGAAAAAGCCGCATGGCTCTGTGTATTGTACATCTCTATTATTTTGGCAATTTTAAGTATTGTTTTCTATTTTTTCGGCAGCAGTCTGATTCGGTTGTTCATCAGCGATCCTGCCGTGATTGCAGAAGGAGCGGACTATTTAAAGATCATTGCCATTTTCGAAATTTTCCTGGGATTCGAAATTGTGCTCGAGGGTGCATTCGGCGGTGCAGGAAACTCACTCCCTCCCATGATGATTGCAGCGCCCCTGACCTGGCTCCGGATTCCGCTGGCCCTGTTTCTTGCCGGCACACTGGGATGGGGCAGTACCGGAATTTGGTGGGCAATATCCCTGACGACCGGTCTAAAAGGGATAATACTCGGGTTCTGGTTCAAACGAGGACGCTGGATGAAGCAAACCCTATAA
- a CDS encoding InlB B-repeat-containing protein → MKHSKLFFVTLILILGIVGSVQASHFQPPSSNFQPMNIYIIQAAYHGMSLTAGDEVAVFDGSLCVGVAVLSEPPTASSPALLNAYKHDDGDAGFTGGNPMTFKMWDASRSQVYTLSSGEVQFYDPNTGSPISPVPFEGLGTAVVGLSGGVTDYMYLTTQTTTGGSTSPAPGTHPYHYTETVSISALPESGYEFDYWEGDVADTQSASTTITMTEDETVTAHFSCIGYTVTMGVTPAGTGATVPTVGDTNVCAGSEITIKATPISGYEFVQWYGTGIADSYSANTTATITADQSITAEFQPITADQYTLNMDVNNSTRGSTTPAAGSYSISRDSVVTITASANAGYRFVNWSGDVADPNSATTTVTMNSNKTIVANFEQEEYDLTLSSNPGAGGSTSPSAGTYTYDGGQIVSIAANPVDGYVFQGWSGAVEDPNAQSTTVVMNADKVVTANFAPSDHYLTLQVNEPAWGTTNPSPGTHAYGDNYVVSLFAVPASGYQFVGWQGDVADPNDPSTSTTMTSSKTITAYFQRQQVTLTIDDTPGGSTTPVAGGHTYNSGDVVSISATPASGYYFVQWNGDVADPNSANTTVIMDEDKTISATFAEMATYSVNISVMPNGSGTTVPAPGTHAIEQNTQINIEAISNAGYHFSRWEGSGIADPFDSTTTLQVDAAKNIIAHFQSNQTTQYTLTMDINQSGWGATQPSVGSHQFGEGDVVTVRAIPESGYRFANWSGAVTDPNSAQTTVLIDGDKTITANFEALDEYTISVLPPDQTDRGSTTPGPGNYTRFEGETFEITATANTDYEFVNWNNNSSLTNPTLSFQVNSNRSLKPYFQLSSTVELTMRMNNNSYGSVSPGIGKHTYTRNDVVNVEAFPNPGFSFTHWQGDVAHTNQAQTTVTMDASKLVKAYFDHLQYDLTLQASPSAGGDVNPYTGTKQYDSWSEVQIEAVPAPGYKFVGWTGDVTNSSSATTTVTVDQNKAVAANFSQINEYTLTLNASPSSGGTTQPSVGSHTYEKDETVTVRAFAAAGYQFSHWQGDVANPSSATTTINITADKQITAVFEADQPNEYQLTVQANPANGGTTTPQAGVYTYSAGTSVPLTAVSNAGYTFSSWSGGVDNPSSAQTHVVMNSNKTVTANFEAGQTTYTFTIDVYPEATGTTQPVRGQHQIVAGTTLTIIANPAQGYKFEFWTGDVEEPYNDTTRITIDADKGVIAHFREIEGTRRTLSIAANPTDGGTVIPAPGKHEYNSGAQVMVQALPWPGYQFTTWQGPVQQPDSSTTSITMNLDHSIAANFQQATGQVFLTMQINPEGGGLTGPAVGQHSFAVNEKVNITAVPTEGYEFSHWTGDVNAMDKSSTYIRMSSNKTVRAHFTTEQTSKTTLTLSHIPVNGGSTTPTAGTYTGDKDRVIPISAKAASGYEFIGWQGDVTDPTDSTTTVELDRHKSIVAVFRQKDIPTSILSLSVSPIDYGTTAPATGIHSYQVGEVVTITALPYEGYYFKKWIGEVANPNSPTTTIHMENNKSVTAVFEKGEAEQFTLEMIVNPSGAGVTAPAVGSHQYRQGETVNITTIPSPGFEFTGWSGGVAEAQKPTTAVEMTGNKLIIASFKAVQPTRHTLTIALNPDQGGITVPMAGTYTLKKDSVMTVKAVATAGYRFLEWKGDVTDTDTSVTQVLMNSDKNITARFIKDMYTLQIKASPYEGGSTTPVSGDTMVVSGETVVLEAKPKKGFKFAFWSGDIEDNLNPTTVALTEDMNIIANFVQQDENIQTPEIFGLSDAFRNDVLHFQIHNALSNLGHNLQFQFDWGDGNRSDWVELNSQSENNITKITSPNGNSGLPGTGNLLDYESGTRTSVTLTVKGGTYNPEKHAMLGADPATGTDAWDIFNQIVDCRGTIQPINEPNEPLQLTLSGLDPDKRYTLAFFSDRNNFGWDRASVVTLKGAEEFINNSSQGKDQFGQSLYTGARSGSVKLPSDNSQTGYVAQFRNIAGGNDGKVTLSIDFGGSMGHEYKGKLASALMVKELDQSGVPSFTAYNDLAWSEDFYKHKYLASGSYLIRVRARCKTHQDVLSEWSETHSVIVSGCLLSTRVAPEGSGYIQKMPDQPDYAYSTPITLLATPAENMVFDHWNDDPTDSLSTKVITLNNHKTITAHFTYPSAVEEKTVPTEFALEQNYPNPFNPTTEIRYALPGPEHVILDIYDLRGRHVKRLWDGRQTAGHHKLLWNATNNQGLKVATGLYFYRLKAGDYTDVKRMILLK, encoded by the coding sequence ATGAAACATAGTAAGCTGTTTTTTGTCACATTGATTCTGATACTCGGTATTGTTGGTTCGGTGCAGGCAAGTCATTTTCAGCCGCCATCCAGTAATTTCCAGCCGATGAATATTTATATTATTCAGGCTGCATATCATGGAATGTCGTTAACCGCAGGTGATGAAGTCGCTGTCTTTGACGGTTCTCTCTGTGTGGGCGTTGCCGTATTATCCGAGCCGCCCACGGCATCAAGCCCGGCTCTTTTGAACGCCTACAAGCATGACGACGGAGATGCGGGGTTTACCGGGGGAAATCCCATGACATTTAAAATGTGGGATGCCAGTCGTTCACAAGTATATACTCTGAGTTCAGGAGAAGTGCAATTTTACGATCCCAACACAGGCTCTCCCATCAGCCCCGTACCCTTTGAGGGACTGGGAACCGCTGTGGTGGGGCTGAGCGGCGGTGTCACCGATTATATGTATCTGACCACGCAGACCACCACCGGGGGGTCCACATCCCCTGCACCGGGAACCCATCCCTATCATTACACGGAAACCGTTTCTATTTCAGCCCTCCCTGAATCGGGATATGAATTTGATTACTGGGAAGGAGACGTTGCGGATACCCAGTCCGCTTCAACAACCATCACCATGACAGAAGACGAGACCGTCACGGCACACTTTTCCTGTATTGGCTATACGGTCACCATGGGCGTTACCCCGGCGGGTACAGGCGCCACCGTGCCCACTGTCGGAGATACCAATGTATGCGCGGGCAGCGAAATCACAATCAAAGCCACTCCTATAAGCGGATACGAGTTTGTGCAATGGTATGGCACCGGAATTGCCGACAGCTACAGCGCCAACACCACGGCAACCATAACAGCAGATCAATCCATCACCGCTGAATTTCAGCCGATAACAGCGGATCAGTATACCCTGAACATGGATGTCAACAATTCAACCCGGGGCTCGACCACCCCCGCAGCCGGCAGCTATTCCATCAGCCGGGATTCCGTGGTCACCATAACCGCCTCAGCCAATGCCGGATATCGGTTTGTAAACTGGAGCGGCGATGTGGCGGATCCAAACAGTGCGACGACCACAGTGACCATGAACAGCAACAAAACCATTGTCGCCAATTTCGAGCAGGAAGAATATGATTTAACCCTTTCATCCAATCCCGGTGCCGGCGGATCGACTTCTCCTTCGGCTGGAACCTACACTTACGATGGCGGACAGATTGTAAGCATCGCAGCAAACCCGGTCGACGGATATGTGTTTCAGGGATGGTCCGGAGCCGTAGAAGACCCTAACGCTCAGTCAACAACGGTAGTGATGAACGCGGACAAGGTGGTTACCGCGAATTTTGCGCCCAGTGACCATTACTTGACCTTGCAGGTCAATGAACCAGCATGGGGCACCACCAATCCGTCACCAGGAACCCATGCCTACGGCGACAATTATGTGGTATCCCTGTTTGCCGTCCCGGCCAGCGGATATCAGTTTGTCGGGTGGCAGGGAGATGTCGCAGACCCCAATGATCCATCGACCAGCACAACCATGACATCAAGCAAAACAATCACCGCTTATTTTCAACGGCAGCAGGTCACGTTGACCATCGATGACACGCCCGGCGGCAGCACCACACCGGTTGCCGGAGGCCATACATACAACTCGGGAGATGTGGTCAGTATTTCTGCAACCCCGGCTTCCGGATATTATTTTGTCCAATGGAATGGAGATGTAGCCGATCCCAATTCTGCAAACACCACAGTGATCATGGATGAAGACAAAACCATTTCAGCCACCTTTGCAGAGATGGCAACCTATTCGGTCAACATAAGCGTGATGCCGAACGGCAGCGGTACGACGGTTCCCGCGCCCGGAACGCACGCTATTGAACAAAACACACAAATCAATATAGAAGCCATTTCCAATGCGGGATATCATTTTTCCCGCTGGGAAGGTTCCGGCATTGCTGATCCGTTCGATTCAACAACCACGCTCCAGGTGGATGCAGCCAAGAACATTATTGCTCATTTTCAGTCCAATCAAACCACCCAGTATACCTTAACCATGGACATCAATCAAAGTGGTTGGGGCGCTACACAGCCTTCGGTCGGATCGCATCAATTCGGCGAAGGCGACGTGGTCACTGTGAGAGCCATACCGGAAAGTGGTTACCGATTTGCAAACTGGAGCGGCGCTGTCACTGATCCCAACAGCGCTCAGACCACTGTGCTGATCGATGGTGACAAAACCATTACGGCTAATTTTGAAGCATTGGATGAATACACAATCAGTGTGCTTCCTCCCGATCAAACCGACCGCGGCAGCACCACTCCCGGTCCCGGCAACTATACCCGTTTTGAGGGAGAAACGTTTGAAATTACAGCCACAGCCAACACGGATTACGAATTTGTAAACTGGAATAACAACAGCAGCCTGACCAATCCGACCCTGTCGTTTCAGGTCAATTCAAATCGCAGCTTAAAACCTTATTTTCAACTATCATCCACCGTTGAACTAACCATGCGGATGAATAACAACAGTTACGGCAGCGTATCTCCAGGTATTGGCAAACACACTTATACTCGTAATGACGTGGTCAACGTCGAAGCCTTTCCGAATCCGGGTTTCAGTTTTACACATTGGCAGGGAGATGTTGCCCATACCAATCAGGCGCAGACCACGGTAACCATGGATGCCAGCAAACTGGTCAAAGCCTATTTTGATCACCTCCAGTACGATCTCACGCTGCAGGCATCTCCGTCCGCCGGGGGTGATGTAAATCCGTACACAGGCACCAAACAATATGATTCCTGGAGCGAAGTTCAGATCGAAGCGGTGCCGGCGCCGGGTTATAAGTTTGTCGGCTGGACCGGGGATGTAACCAATTCGTCCAGCGCCACAACAACGGTCACCGTGGACCAAAACAAGGCGGTAGCGGCCAACTTTTCTCAAATTAATGAATATACACTGACCCTGAACGCTTCTCCATCCAGCGGCGGCACAACCCAGCCTTCTGTCGGTTCGCATACCTATGAGAAAGACGAGACAGTGACAGTTCGGGCATTCGCTGCTGCGGGTTATCAATTCTCGCACTGGCAAGGCGATGTTGCCAATCCGTCATCGGCAACAACAACGATCAACATCACAGCGGACAAGCAAATAACAGCGGTTTTTGAAGCGGACCAGCCGAATGAATACCAATTGACCGTTCAGGCGAATCCCGCAAACGGCGGAACCACCACGCCCCAGGCCGGGGTTTACACCTATTCAGCCGGGACTTCTGTGCCATTGACTGCCGTTTCAAATGCGGGTTATACGTTCAGCAGCTGGAGCGGAGGCGTAGACAATCCGTCCAGCGCACAAACGCATGTGGTCATGAACAGCAATAAAACGGTCACTGCTAATTTTGAAGCCGGACAAACCACCTATACCTTTACCATTGATGTGTACCCTGAAGCGACCGGCACTACCCAGCCGGTTCGCGGGCAGCATCAGATAGTAGCGGGAACCACACTGACCATTATTGCAAATCCGGCTCAGGGGTATAAATTCGAATTCTGGACCGGTGATGTCGAAGAGCCTTATAATGACACAACACGCATTACCATTGATGCGGACAAGGGCGTCATCGCGCATTTTCGTGAAATAGAAGGCACCCGGCGGACATTGTCCATTGCCGCTAATCCTACCGACGGCGGAACGGTCATTCCGGCGCCCGGAAAACACGAATACAACAGCGGCGCCCAGGTGATGGTGCAGGCATTGCCCTGGCCCGGTTATCAATTCACCACCTGGCAAGGGCCGGTACAGCAACCGGACAGCAGTACGACGTCCATCACCATGAATCTGGACCACTCGATCGCGGCGAACTTTCAGCAGGCGACGGGTCAGGTTTTTCTGACTATGCAGATAAATCCGGAAGGAGGCGGATTAACCGGTCCGGCTGTCGGCCAGCATTCATTTGCCGTCAATGAAAAAGTAAACATCACGGCGGTTCCGACCGAAGGATACGAATTCTCACATTGGACCGGTGATGTCAATGCGATGGACAAGTCTTCGACCTATATCAGAATGAGTTCCAACAAGACCGTGAGAGCGCATTTTACAACCGAACAAACCAGCAAAACCACATTAACGCTTTCGCATATTCCTGTAAACGGAGGCAGTACAACTCCGACAGCCGGTACGTACACCGGTGACAAAGACCGTGTGATCCCGATCAGCGCAAAAGCCGCATCCGGTTATGAATTTATCGGATGGCAGGGTGATGTGACAGATCCCACAGACAGCACCACCACGGTTGAGCTGGACCGGCATAAAAGCATTGTGGCTGTCTTTCGTCAAAAAGACATTCCCACTTCGATTCTAAGTCTGAGTGTCAGTCCCATTGATTACGGAACCACAGCGCCCGCAACCGGTATTCATTCTTATCAAGTGGGTGAAGTCGTCACGATAACCGCATTGCCGTATGAAGGCTATTATTTCAAAAAATGGATAGGTGAGGTCGCCAATCCCAACAGCCCGACAACAACCATCCATATGGAAAACAACAAATCGGTAACCGCGGTCTTTGAAAAGGGCGAGGCAGAACAGTTTACTCTGGAAATGATTGTCAATCCATCCGGAGCGGGAGTTACGGCTCCTGCAGTCGGTTCGCACCAGTACCGCCAGGGAGAAACCGTCAATATTACCACCATTCCGTCCCCCGGTTTTGAGTTCACCGGCTGGAGCGGTGGTGTGGCTGAGGCCCAAAAACCGACAACTGCTGTTGAAATGACCGGCAACAAACTCATCATTGCGAGTTTCAAGGCAGTTCAGCCGACAAGGCATACACTGACAATCGCGCTGAATCCGGATCAGGGCGGCATCACCGTACCCATGGCCGGTACGTACACGCTGAAAAAAGACAGTGTCATGACCGTAAAGGCGGTTGCAACCGCAGGCTATCGGTTCCTGGAATGGAAAGGCGACGTGACGGACACCGACACCTCGGTCACCCAGGTGCTGATGAACAGCGATAAAAACATCACGGCTCGTTTCATCAAAGATATGTACACACTGCAGATTAAAGCCAGTCCCTATGAAGGCGGCAGCACCACCCCGGTTTCGGGCGATACGATGGTCGTTTCCGGTGAAACCGTTGTGCTCGAAGCAAAACCGAAAAAAGGATTCAAATTTGCCTTTTGGAGCGGCGATATCGAAGACAATCTGAACCCCACTACCGTCGCGTTAACCGAGGACATGAACATTATCGCCAATTTTGTTCAACAGGATGAAAACATCCAGACCCCGGAGATTTTCGGATTGTCGGATGCGTTCAGAAATGATGTACTGCATTTTCAAATCCATAACGCACTCAGCAACCTGGGCCACAACCTGCAATTCCAGTTTGACTGGGGTGATGGAAACCGTTCCGACTGGGTAGAACTCAACTCCCAGAGTGAGAACAATATCACCAAAATCACCTCGCCGAACGGAAACAGCGGCTTGCCGGGCACAGGCAATCTTTTGGATTATGAATCAGGGACCCGTACCTCGGTTACATTGACAGTAAAAGGTGGAACCTATAATCCGGAAAAACATGCGATGCTCGGCGCTGACCCGGCCACAGGAACAGATGCCTGGGATATCTTTAATCAAATTGTGGATTGTCGCGGAACCATACAGCCCATAAATGAACCGAATGAACCGCTGCAGCTGACATTATCCGGTCTGGATCCGGACAAACGCTACACCCTTGCATTCTTTTCCGATCGCAACAATTTCGGCTGGGATCGCGCCTCTGTTGTCACTTTGAAAGGAGCGGAAGAATTTATCAACAACAGTTCGCAGGGCAAGGATCAGTTTGGGCAATCTCTTTATACAGGAGCCCGGTCCGGCTCTGTCAAACTTCCGTCCGACAATTCCCAAACCGGCTATGTGGCGCAATTCCGAAACATTGCCGGCGGTAATGACGGAAAAGTCACACTTTCAATCGATTTTGGCGGAAGCATGGGCCATGAATACAAAGGCAAGCTGGCGAGTGCGCTGATGGTCAAAGAACTGGATCAATCCGGCGTTCCGTCATTCACAGCTTATAATGATCTGGCCTGGTCAGAAGATTTTTACAAACACAAGTATCTGGCTTCGGGCAGTTATCTGATCCGCGTCAGAGCCCGTTGCAAAACCCATCAGGACGTGTTGTCCGAGTGGTCGGAAACGCACAGTGTCATTGTGAGCGGATGTTTGCTGAGCACCCGGGTTGCTCCGGAAGGCTCCGGATACATCCAGAAAATGCCGGATCAACCGGATTATGCGTACAGCACTCCGATCACATTACTGGCCACACCGGCAGAAAATATGGTGTTTGATCACTGGAACGATGATCCAACGGATTCATTGAGCACCAAAGTGATTACGCTGAACAATCACAAAACGATTACAGCACATTTCACCTATCCGTCCGCGGTAGAAGAAAAAACAGTGCCGACGGAATTTGCGCTTGAGCAGAACTATCCCAATCCGTTCAATCCCACAACTGAAATCCGGTACGCACTGCCCGGTCCCGAGCACGTGATTCTGGATATTTATGATCTGCGCGGACGACATGTCAAACGCTTATGGGACGGACGCCAGACCGCCGGACACCACAAACTGCTCTGGAACGCGACAAATAATCAGGGACTGAAAGTGGCGACGGGATTGTATTTTTACAGATTAAAGGCAGGTGATTATACCGACGTCAAGCGCATGATACTTTTGAAATAG
- the metF gene encoding methylenetetrahydrofolate reductase [NAD(P)H]: protein MKVKDLLDQTPTTFSFEFFPPKSEDGWENLFNNISKLLPLKPSYVSVTYGAGGSTRHRTHELVVRIHKELGLTVVPHLTCVGSTKDEIAKIMERYQKEGIENVLALRGDAPDDNEKWTKTEGGFEYACELVAFIRKNFPDFCIGVAGFPEGHPETPNRLVELDHLKAKVDAGADYIVTQFFFANQDFYDYQERCSLAGIEAPIIAGIMPIISTQGMHRMSELAAGSRIPAPLYRLITRAVNEEYVEHAGVHWASEQVRDLVENQVRGIHFYTLNRSNATLRIYQSLGVKNSKQFLET from the coding sequence ATGAAAGTCAAAGATCTTTTGGATCAAACACCCACTACATTTAGTTTTGAATTTTTCCCGCCCAAAAGCGAGGACGGCTGGGAAAACCTGTTTAATAACATTTCAAAACTTCTTCCTCTTAAACCCTCCTACGTCAGCGTCACCTATGGCGCTGGAGGGTCCACGCGTCACCGCACACACGAGCTGGTGGTGCGCATTCACAAGGAACTGGGATTAACGGTGGTTCCCCATTTGACATGTGTTGGGTCTACGAAAGACGAGATTGCAAAAATAATGGAGCGCTACCAGAAAGAGGGCATCGAAAACGTACTTGCCCTGCGCGGTGACGCTCCGGATGACAATGAAAAATGGACAAAGACAGAGGGCGGGTTTGAATACGCCTGTGAACTGGTTGCCTTTATCAGAAAAAATTTTCCGGATTTTTGTATCGGCGTCGCCGGTTTCCCGGAAGGTCATCCGGAAACCCCAAACCGGCTGGTTGAACTGGATCATCTAAAAGCCAAAGTTGACGCCGGAGCCGACTATATCGTCACCCAGTTCTTTTTTGCCAATCAGGACTTTTATGATTATCAGGAACGCTGTTCACTGGCCGGCATTGAGGCGCCGATCATCGCCGGAATCATGCCGATCATTTCCACCCAAGGCATGCATCGCATGTCGGAACTGGCCGCCGGGTCCCGAATTCCGGCTCCGTTGTATCGATTGATTACGCGTGCTGTGAATGAAGAATATGTGGAACATGCCGGTGTGCACTGGGCCAGTGAGCAGGTACGGGATCTGGTGGAAAATCAGGTCAGGGGAATCCATTTTTATACATTAAACCGTTCCAACGCGACGTTGCGGATTTATCAATCGCTGGGCGTTAAAAATTCGAAACAGTTTTTAGAGACTTGA
- the argH gene encoding argininosuccinate lyase codes for MSSEKIWSGRFTKSVDALMQEFSVSLDIDQHLFDADIAVNKAWAGALCRTGIYTDAQTKQVRDALNAIQKDYHEGKLTFPDHAEDIHSANEHWLTERLGETGARIHTGRSRNDQVVTDLKLYLKEKNLDLQQAILILQSALTNKAEEHRDTVLPGQTHLRQAQPISFAHYLLSFFFQLQRDVDRLNQAFERCDSMPLGAGAIAGAGFDIDRIQLAKELGFSRITENSYDATSDRDYVNDLLFCCSQIMVHISRMAEDLIIVSSEGYRFVELDELFSTGSSMMPQKKNPDSLELIRGKTARVIGNQVSGLTLLKGAPTAYVRDLQEDKAPVFDSLYQTTLSVRILAGVVETLAVFPDRMRAALTPDLFATDMADYLVRKGMPFRQAHRVIGKIVANAEQNGTALNSLSLDIMKRHSELIDADIYECFNPQNALKNRNIAGGTGPVSIEHQIKKARELLKQPLIKM; via the coding sequence ATGAGCAGTGAAAAAATCTGGAGCGGCCGTTTTACAAAATCCGTGGATGCCCTGATGCAGGAGTTCAGCGTCTCACTGGACATTGATCAGCATTTGTTTGATGCGGATATTGCCGTGAATAAAGCCTGGGCCGGCGCATTGTGCAGGACCGGTATATACACAGATGCGCAGACAAAGCAGGTTCGCGATGCATTAAATGCGATTCAGAAAGATTATCACGAGGGTAAATTGACCTTTCCGGATCACGCCGAAGATATTCACTCGGCCAACGAGCACTGGCTCACAGAACGTCTCGGCGAAACCGGAGCCCGCATTCACACAGGACGCAGCCGCAATGACCAGGTGGTAACTGATTTAAAACTCTATTTAAAAGAAAAGAATCTGGACTTGCAGCAAGCCATTTTAATACTCCAGTCCGCGCTCACCAACAAAGCTGAGGAACACAGAGATACTGTTTTGCCGGGACAAACACATCTGCGCCAGGCGCAGCCCATTTCATTTGCGCATTATTTACTATCATTCTTTTTCCAACTGCAAAGAGATGTTGACCGTCTCAATCAGGCTTTTGAGCGCTGTGACAGCATGCCGCTGGGAGCCGGAGCCATTGCCGGCGCCGGGTTTGACATTGACCGTATTCAACTGGCAAAAGAACTGGGGTTCAGCCGGATCACTGAAAACAGTTATGACGCCACGTCTGATCGTGATTATGTGAATGACCTTTTGTTCTGCTGCAGCCAGATTATGGTACATATCAGCCGAATGGCCGAGGATTTGATCATCGTGTCGTCCGAAGGCTACCGGTTTGTTGAACTCGATGAACTGTTTTCCACGGGCAGCAGTATGATGCCGCAGAAAAAAAATCCGGATTCTCTGGAACTGATCCGCGGAAAAACAGCGCGGGTGATCGGAAATCAAGTATCCGGACTGACCCTGCTAAAGGGCGCGCCTACGGCCTATGTTCGGGATTTACAGGAAGACAAAGCGCCGGTATTCGATTCTTTATATCAGACCACCCTGTCTGTGCGGATATTGGCCGGAGTGGTGGAGACACTTGCTGTTTTCCCGGATCGAATGCGCGCCGCATTGACTCCTGACCTGTTTGCAACGGATATGGCTGATTATCTGGTTCGCAAAGGCATGCCGTTTCGTCAGGCGCATCGTGTGATCGGGAAAATCGTTGCAAACGCTGAACAAAATGGAACTGCATTGAATAGCTTATCCCTTGACATTATGAAACGTCACTCGGAACTGATTGATGCGGATATTTACGAGTGTTTTAATCCGCAGAACGCTCTAAAGAATCGCAATATTGCCGGCGGCACCGGGCCGGTTTCTATAGAACATCAGATCAAAAAAGCACGCGAATTATTGAAACAACCTTTAATAAAAATGTGA